The sequence below is a genomic window from Glycine max cultivar Williams 82 chromosome 20, Glycine_max_v4.0, whole genome shotgun sequence.
TTCTTTAGCTACTACTATGTGATCAAACTTAGGAGTTAGTGTTCTCAACACCTTCTCAATCTTCATCAAATCAGAGATTTTTTCACCATTTCTCACCATTTGATTAGTTAAGCTTGTTAACCTCACAAAGTATTGATTAACAGTTTCACCCTCAGTCATCTGCAGCAATTCATATTGCCTTCTTAGAGCTTGCAATCGTACCTTCTTTAACTTTTCATCTCCACAATAGTTCCTAGCCAAAGTATCCCAAGCTTCTTTTGCATTTTCACAATGCACAATCTTCTCAAAAATGTCTGCATCCAAACATTGATGAATGATGAACAAAGCTTTACCATcccttttcttttgttctttgtgCGCAGCATTTTGATCATCAGTTGGGTTTCTGGGTaatgcagcaactccagtattcacGATTTCAACCACATCTTGAAATCTGAATATTACCTTCATCTTCGCGATCCATTGATCATAGTTTTTCCCATCAAATATTGGTAGGTGTGCTGGAAAACCATTATTTGATAATGTTGTAGCCATCTTTCACAGATTCTGCAACTTTCTTGAGGTTCTTGAAAGCGAACCTGGCTCTTGATGCCAATTCTGTTGGAGTTTTGAACGCTAATGGAGAAAACTTGTTACTAAGTTTTAAGAGAAATTGAattaaagaaggaagaaaattttattgatcACAACTGCTAAATGTAGATTACAAAGGCCCTATATATATAGGCCACAAACTTTAACAAACTACAGCTGTCATTCTAACTAACTAACCGAAATGACAGCTGGACAAAACAAACTTCAGATTCTGATCAACTACCAAGTTCTGAAACACCAGAACTTCTGAAACAACAACTCTTAAACTAAGATTGAAATACAACAACTAATAAGTTGTTGGGGGATGAGATATTTAGAATTATCATATTCTAGAGGAAAATGGATCAGGAGCTATAATGAAGGCAATATTCTAATTtttcaattgatatttttaattaaatttttttaccaagaaaaaaaaaagattgactGAAACTCTTCTATGATTATTTGATTAGAGGTTTAACTAATGCAAAGGatacatcaaataaaaaatttatcccaatgaaaatggtaaaaattgaagtataaaattattaagataaaccgttaaaaaattatttttaaatagtttagagaaaaaaaaaaaaaaagagtccaAGTACTTCACCACACCAAGTCGATAAAGTGTGTCTAACTTTATTCATTAGAAGCAAGTGATTATAGCTGTGACCGATTCttaattatgaaaaagaaaaagtagcacatcatttaaattataaaattaaaaatttatatactaaTTATTATAACTCCTTTTTTTATATCATCTCAGTGCATGTGTTTTACCAATATTGACGTTCTTGAGATTTGTATTCCGTGAAAACTGAAAATTCTACACCATTCTACAGAACAGAAAATATGTTCATTGGTTCTTGCATGCCAACAGAAAATTTactttattactttttattattatacacAGAAAGTTAGGCAAGGAATCCTAATCTCTCAAGTTAGATTACACTTATGAAAAGTCTTCCCAAAATAATGGCTTTAGTAGAATTATAATACATGTATGCTTCTAATAGAGTTGTAAGCTACGTATACTACTTGCGGGATAATCTTGATTCAATACTTGTTTTATTGATGGGAATGTTGGGCTTCCTTttcttgaattaaaattttcattcatcTGGACTCGTttcaattaattagttttataatttgacTCAGTATATAACCGAaaggaatatatatttttttctaactcAATTCAACGTTAATTTCAACTTGGAGTATGATTGAAAGTTATAGTTTCGTGTATCTCTCAACTTAGAGTAgcgataatattaaaatattatcattttcattGAATATATACAATTACCTTGATACATGTTCAATCTCTTTAATTGAATACATTTACTGTCATTTCATATCtaactaaaatgtttttttttcaaacaaaaaagtaTTCAATTTCCATCGATTCCCCAAGCAAGTCAAGAtggagtgaaaaaaaattgaggtcaCGTCTCTTGCTATAATATATCAATTAGCATCAAACTCTCATTAGGTATTTTGCATGTTCTCTGTCTAATATATATCCACGGAATTCATTGGCAATATATTGACTAAACCACGTGTATGCCAAATGCCAATACCCTTACTTGTTCATTGGCAATATATTGACTAAGTTATTAAAGTGATTTTTACtgttttcaacaaatttttttccaTATAGATAAtcagaaatcaaacttttgaagACATgcttaaagaatttaattatcaaataaaccGTGTTGGACGTTGTTGATTGATGTATCCCATGCTTTacagttatatatataaataatatcaataagGGAAATTATGATGCAAATAATCATGTTTTCTTGTATTCTGAATTTTGTGAATCAATacaatatacataaattaaacatagttaaaaaaattaattaaaatgtattgaaagtaattttttattttattattcaatcatataatataattattttaaaaatcatattaaaatgttttctaatcTTTACTGATATAATATCAAAactaaactttaaaataatttactattcaaaaaagtttaaaaataaaatagtctttttttcttcctaggATCACATTCACTCATTTGATTCCTTGAAAAGATTGTCTGAGAAGGTGTGTCTGCAAACTTATTTAGCATCCACATGAATTGATtaccaaatatatattatcatttttttttcttctaaaaacaaaatatttccatAGTAGAAGGTATGAGACTAATCTAGAAATTACTTTTCAACTGTGTTTTTACCTAAAATACACCATCATTTACCCAACTTCATAAAAGATAGCGAGTGATTCGAACTCAATTGTGGTCCAAGGCTACTCTTGGCTGGAATTCTTCGAATGCTTCCTCAAGAGTTAGATTAGTGACAGAAAGTCTTCTGAAATAAATTACAGCTACCTACTAATAACCTACCCCTCAAAATGTCACAAACCATTGCAAGTTAAAACGAAAAATTAAAGCTTGTTTCTCATCGACTTGTAACATGGTACTAGAGCATTTTCAACAAAGTGAACAGTTTCATCTTTGCCACACTCCCATTCTTCTTAGTAACTTTGAATTTCATTAGGAGATGATCTAGGCCTGAAATTCGCCCAAAAATGGCTGTGAAGGGAACCTATTTCGGGAATTCAAGCTATATGGCATGTTGGTATGCACCAAAATGACCGTACAAATAGGTCTCGAGAGTATCCTGTGTAGAAAACGTGCAACCTTTATTATATTCTCAAGCATTGACTAGTGATACATCTTTTGCAATGTACATGCTGCATATGCACTTAAAGTCAGCGTAAACTTTGCAAGCATATCTTCAAACTAAAGATTTGCTATACTACTATGCTACATCTAATTAAATCAGGACATAGTTACCTGACAACAGATATGTTTGGCAAAAGGatgaaaataaatgaagaagcacccccaacatttttttttcattagttcATCGTTTTATGAACCTCTATATATCTTGTTCCCATTACGGTTGGGTTAAGGAGAAGTTTTCATGTAAGACAGTGttaaaaaattgtcatattTTATGGAAGAACACTATTTGGAATTCTAACTGTATTGAGAAGTTTTAGAGGCAGAATTCCAGGCACTATTTAATTCAATGAGTAATTGTATATAGACATTAGACACCTCCACATTACAAATATTCTATTAAcagttataatttttcttatatgttcttttattttttttctttacaatgACAGTGGCGAGGATCAAACCTAAAGTCTCATACATAATACTAAAGTCTCCACCAATAGATCGATCCTAATGGGTTATCTCTTCTTATATCAATATCATACCTATTTCTTTTCTCTgtaatatatcttttttctctGAGTGTCAATTAGTATAATGGTGTTGATACATCACTTTCCTAATTCAATTTATCCTTGTTTAATAAATGAAGCTGAGGGTTCTAAATTCCCCTATGCATATGGTCAAGATGACAAACATCACATTAACagacaaaattgaaattaaattggtAATAAGGAAAAACGGTTGCACGCATTAACTTAACACTGGCTTATGTGCAGCCGTCGAAATTATGAACTTTATTCTAATAATTCCCTTGCCTTGAGGGATTTAGAGTCATTGAAATTCATACACAATTCCAACCATAGTTGGCCACCACGAAAGAATACACAAGATAGAGCCCTTAAAGAAAGTGGACTTTACCTAATACGGACCCAACATCAAGATCTCATCCATAACCATAGCTTGTCCCATTGGACTAATTCAATGGGTGCCGAATGGCAATAGGTACAACGTGCCAAATTTCTTCAATAACACAGCAAAAAGGCGTAGGTTATTTAAAGAAAGCAAGAAACAGAGtttggaagaaaacaaagtttTCATTGAGTGGAAGTTTcacaagtgtgtgtgtgtgtgtgtgggccAAGAGTCACACTCCTTTAGGCCTGAGTTTTCCAAACGGCCACTTGGAAGACTTTGTAATTGAGCGTTCTATTATTGCCTTTTGTCCTACAGTTCTGAGAAAAGATCCAAAACCttgcttttttatttatgaacatTCACCTCAAGTCAATGTTACACGTAGACACGGAACAAGTGGGTGCATGGGGTAATGTACTATGTACTAGTTGAATGAAAATCAGCTGCACATGTTTCTGAATTCTGATTTgctacatgaaaataaaattcaattcaagAGAAATCAATTTGGTTTGATTATTCATCATGATCACAAAGCACAAATCAATAGGAGGGGggaaatgaatatataaaagataacaaaagCCTCTCAAACTGAAAATgagtaaatatattattactatATGCCATATCCCATATGTACAGTAAAATTTAGAATTACATaaccaaaaaatttcagacCTTCTAAGGATCTAATATAATATCATTGTGCTTGATCTATATCTGATTGCAAACCTTTCATCTCTCTTATCAATTAAAAACCcaacaattaaagaagaaaaaaaatggagaaactCGTGCAAAATGGGCATCATGTTCATCTCAATTCTGAGGAGTGGAAGCCACCAATGAGTTATGCCTCTTTGAAGGACCTGAAGGTGGTATTGGCACCCCTTTGGGGAAGAAGTTGAAAACAAGACCTTTGTATGGAAATCGTGGTTTTTGCTGCTTTGGCCGGAGAAGTTCTGAGCCTTCATTCAGCCTCATGGTTGCTCCTGTCCTTGTTGCAGTGCAAGAACCAACAAGAAGCAAGAAAGCAAGGAGAATAGCCAGAGAAAAGGCTTTGCATGGAAGATGCAAGGTTTTAGAATAATGAGAATTAGCCATGAAAATGGAAGGAATAAGCTAAGGTTGTTTTGCTTCAGCAGGATTTTAGCTTGTTAAGAATATGGAAGAGGTTTAAGGAATATGTTGATGAATTTATTGtgaagaatttttttactttgaagGAACTAAGGAAGtggttttatatatatgtggTGGTTTGCATGGGGAATGAAAAATGTGGGCTATTTGGGTTTGTGATGAAGGGTAGGTAGGAAATATGAACAAGAAAATTGAGATGCACGCAATAGAGACTATTGAATTTTGGATGTCAACGTTtgtgaaaaaatattgaatattttgGTACAAGTATTTGGCGCCGGCTATGCTTGGACTTGGACTTGGGGCACCAAGTTTATTACTAATTTACAGGTCAATAAGAACGATTTCCATAGAAAACATTCCAAAGCGTGTGAttgtgaaaaaattgaaaacttgaGCAGATGTTTCAAACCCCAAAAATTCAAAAAGGATTAATGGTCACCGTCACTATTTGGAAGAGctgtttaatttcatttttctctcaattttatgAAGTTTGGGCTGATTAATTGTACCTAAAATCAGAATTAGAACTATATAATAAGGCATTTAAATGCAGACAGGAAAACCCTTATTGTCTTTCTTCCATCTTTCTAATTGCCATAAGGAATCTTAGATCATGTTTCACGCGCAGGAAGTTTTGGATTTAATAGCACGTACGGCGGCAAGCATGGCATTGTAGAAAATTAACGGGGTGTGATTAAAGTTTTGTAACCACTTAATTAGATGTACTCTATGATTTAACTCATCGGCATGACACAATTACACGTTCTAATgcataaaataacaataaaatatttgttatttctaGAATAAAAGTACTTTAGCTCTCCCAATTTTAATCGAAATATATATGCTCGTGGTcatagaaaaaccaaaattgtTGAAGCGCATCTAGCACAACACAATGGTTGCCAAGCATTCCATTTTTGGCAACAAGGAAGAGAGGCTTTTCGTGACTGAATACTGAATAGCATTAATTATTGGCATTTTTTGTTGAGAAGCCACTTCATAATTCTTGAGTGCTAGCTGTCCATGAgatgctatttttttattgcacTTATAACATCATTAATTGGGGTGTTTatttggaaaatgaaaatataccTGGGGCTTGTTCTTTCCGTAGAAAAGAAAACCAATAATTCTTGTGGGTATCTTTTGCGTGCAATGGTTTTGTAAGAAAACAACACTTTCTTGGGGTCCACTTATGCTTGTTGTACATTCGACTTGTCGACACTAATACTCAAGACTCGAGCTAattcactttctttcttttttttttacttatctcGTAGCCAGATACCAATTCAAGCCATATCTTGCTAAAATGTTCAATGgttcttaattaataatatctaAAAACCATACTTTAAACTGCTTAATTTTTCGATTTGTTTACTGATATAGCAAGAATACTTGCATAACGTTTCGATTTGGAAACAATTACATTTTTCACAGGTcatttattaaatcaaatataataaattatttaatatctcttttaataaataaaaaattgcttgTGTCTTTGACAACCTTAAAGGATGATGTTAACAAAACTATAGATTTCATCGTCATTTGAATTATCATTATAGCATGACAATGTGAtttgaaacttaattaaatttattacaatGAAACTTGATAACAAGGACAACACACGAACGTGTCAACGTACCTCCGCAGATAACAGATTTTAAAATACGCGTGGCTATAGTTCAGTGAGATGTTGTAAAATATACATATGACgtgtaattatttttctgaatttacaaaatactagtaataattctcaaaagattttatttagcattaaaaatatattcatatagCAAAAGTCGTTTTAGCTTAGTTTATCTAATATCTTTGTAAcacccatttttttaaataaattttaaaaataaatagagttttagaaaaataataagatttttgtaattaaataaataatgataaataattttattagttaaaataatag
It includes:
- the LOC113000768 gene encoding protein IDA, which codes for MANSHYSKTLHLPCKAFSLAILLAFLLLVGSCTATRTGATMRLNEGSELLRPKQQKPRFPYKGLVFNFFPKGVPIPPSGPSKRHNSLVASTPQN